The following proteins come from a genomic window of Calditrichota bacterium:
- a CDS encoding AAA family ATPase yields the protein MKLIHVSIQGFGKLATLSVDFSPALNLVWGPNEAGKSTFQQAILAALYGFYQGNRASTLEKQEHLRFKPWTHAHYGLQLTYALENGRQFQILRNFADDDVPTKVLDAQTGKDLTRQFKVRRHGNISFAAEHTGLSREIFESTVFVRQAEVKSLQNKSGLVNEIISLLDSGTTQTSAEEVIAFLEGQIARVGSDRARIKRLPLAQERLKKLQAEYDALLRARESLHDAVLQKQDMERTLQKDRTKLLQYQYLILDKRILELDQNLKRSEDIRDRLKSLQEKINALKAGEPISDALREGIVRKFQTLDNQKEQIEEIREKIAQQQSVVKGLFNALSEYAGMEKLAEFLSYDEFAALQARWEVAHRAFGNAAREYDEEVKRLRSQNLDVERLQRIYQLSAEDSRALRQQEEDLERLQRDIRNLEWEQKELAQKAPFTKTMRWGFSGLGFVGMVGVFLSLVWGLAPWGAIAGGSLAILAAAGFFIYSQKQKRHSNSLNDLITNLNGLIARKNDLESDYRSRLTDLGVENFRDLLEKRLQFEGLSRKADARQRAREELDSVEFQLLKYLGSIGVQSLSEEELKTIGSQFKSYFGLKEQFDREKRILEEARKDLVRVQDRLELTRESLLERLQEAGIREKDLEKALQQFKKLLEKRKERDRLQREAEKLQSELEGLFSGKSEAEWQQQRQEWQQQRDALVAHHPELKGLSSGWTSQKLLHEYTTLDQRRQELEKQIEGLKATIQTVLTAHRPQAEIEEELAQADRDVRQLLNVRHALEKARTTLRDVMESYHRDLAPMLNQSVGDGLRLVTGERYSDVRIDPETFRVNLVVPETGEVQPSEKLSLGTQEQIYLLLRVAIARVLSENAEPLPLILDDPFVHFDHQRLLNMLEFLTKLSEKNQVILFTKDEDVAAWIKRHVEPERRMILEMNG from the coding sequence ATGAAACTGATTCACGTATCTATTCAGGGCTTTGGAAAATTAGCCACGCTGTCGGTTGATTTTTCACCGGCCCTCAATCTGGTGTGGGGTCCCAATGAAGCGGGGAAATCCACTTTTCAGCAGGCGATTTTGGCGGCCCTTTACGGATTTTATCAGGGAAATCGAGCCAGCACGCTTGAAAAACAGGAGCACCTTCGCTTCAAACCCTGGACGCATGCCCACTACGGACTTCAACTGACCTACGCGCTGGAAAACGGCCGGCAGTTTCAGATTTTGCGCAATTTTGCTGACGATGATGTCCCCACAAAGGTGCTGGATGCACAGACCGGGAAGGACCTCACCCGGCAATTCAAGGTTCGGCGCCACGGGAATATTTCATTTGCCGCCGAACACACCGGCCTCAGCCGGGAAATCTTTGAATCCACTGTTTTTGTCCGCCAGGCAGAGGTGAAATCCCTCCAAAATAAATCGGGGCTGGTGAATGAAATTATCAGCTTACTGGATTCCGGGACGACACAGACCTCTGCGGAAGAGGTGATTGCCTTTTTAGAGGGTCAAATTGCACGCGTTGGAAGTGACCGTGCCCGAATTAAACGGCTTCCCCTGGCTCAGGAGCGATTGAAGAAACTGCAGGCGGAGTACGACGCCTTGCTTCGCGCCAGAGAATCCCTTCACGACGCCGTGCTGCAAAAACAGGACATGGAGCGCACCCTTCAGAAGGATCGAACCAAATTACTGCAATACCAGTATTTAATTCTCGATAAACGGATCCTCGAGCTTGATCAGAACCTGAAGCGTTCGGAAGACATTCGGGACCGGCTCAAATCCCTTCAGGAAAAAATAAACGCACTTAAAGCGGGGGAACCCATTTCGGATGCCCTTCGGGAGGGAATTGTCCGAAAATTTCAGACGCTGGACAATCAAAAAGAGCAGATCGAAGAAATTCGGGAGAAGATTGCCCAACAGCAAAGCGTGGTCAAGGGACTTTTTAACGCGTTGTCAGAATATGCGGGCATGGAAAAACTGGCAGAGTTTTTGTCCTACGATGAATTTGCCGCTCTTCAGGCACGGTGGGAGGTGGCGCATCGTGCCTTTGGGAATGCAGCCCGGGAGTACGATGAGGAAGTAAAGCGGCTGAGGTCTCAGAACCTGGATGTGGAGCGTTTACAGCGGATTTACCAGTTGAGTGCGGAAGACTCCCGCGCCCTCCGCCAGCAGGAAGAAGACCTGGAGCGTTTGCAGCGGGATATCCGGAATCTGGAATGGGAACAAAAAGAGCTGGCTCAAAAGGCCCCCTTTACGAAAACAATGCGGTGGGGATTTTCCGGCCTTGGATTTGTGGGAATGGTGGGCGTTTTCTTGTCGTTGGTGTGGGGTTTGGCTCCATGGGGGGCCATTGCCGGCGGCAGTTTGGCCATTCTCGCGGCAGCGGGCTTTTTCATTTATTCACAAAAGCAGAAACGCCACTCAAACAGCCTGAACGACCTGATTACGAATTTGAATGGTCTCATTGCCCGGAAAAATGACCTCGAGTCCGATTATCGCTCCCGACTAACTGATCTGGGCGTGGAAAATTTCAGGGATTTATTGGAGAAACGGCTTCAATTTGAAGGCCTGTCCCGAAAGGCGGATGCCCGCCAGCGGGCACGGGAGGAACTGGATTCGGTGGAGTTTCAGCTCCTGAAATACCTCGGGTCGATCGGGGTCCAGTCCCTATCGGAGGAGGAGCTAAAAACGATTGGCAGCCAGTTCAAATCCTATTTTGGTTTGAAGGAGCAATTCGATCGGGAAAAACGGATTCTGGAAGAGGCCCGCAAAGATCTCGTGCGTGTTCAGGATCGGCTGGAACTGACCCGTGAATCTCTTCTGGAGAGACTGCAGGAGGCCGGAATTCGCGAGAAGGATCTGGAAAAGGCGCTGCAGCAGTTTAAAAAGCTGCTTGAAAAGCGGAAGGAAAGGGATCGGCTCCAGCGGGAAGCGGAAAAATTGCAGTCGGAACTGGAGGGTCTTTTTTCCGGAAAATCCGAAGCCGAATGGCAGCAGCAGCGACAGGAATGGCAGCAGCAGCGGGACGCTTTGGTGGCGCATCATCCGGAATTAAAGGGGCTTTCCTCGGGGTGGACGTCGCAGAAGCTTTTGCACGAATACACCACCCTCGACCAGCGGCGGCAGGAGCTTGAAAAGCAGATCGAAGGTTTGAAAGCGACCATTCAAACGGTACTGACTGCGCACCGGCCGCAGGCGGAGATTGAAGAGGAACTGGCTCAGGCCGACCGTGACGTGCGGCAGCTTCTGAATGTGCGGCATGCTCTGGAAAAGGCTCGCACCACTCTTCGGGATGTCATGGAAAGCTACCATCGGGATCTGGCACCCATGCTTAATCAAAGCGTTGGAGACGGGCTTCGCCTGGTTACAGGGGAGCGGTACAGCGATGTCCGAATCGACCCGGAAACCTTCCGTGTAAACCTTGTTGTTCCCGAAACCGGAGAGGTTCAGCCATCGGAGAAGCTCAGCCTTGGGACGCAGGAACAGATTTATTTGCTGCTCCGTGTGGCGATCGCCAGAGTGCTGAGTGAGAATGCTGAACCTTTGCCTCTCATTCTGGACGACCCCTTTGTGCATTTTGATCACCAGCGGCTGCTGAATATGTTGGAATTTTTGACTAAATTATCGGAAAAAAATCAGGTTATTCTCTTT